In the genome of Halapricum salinum, one region contains:
- a CDS encoding eCIS core domain-containing protein: MGERLGVKVPDGETRARLQRLEQRDGTHKVKQWAAEGMKVETMGIPPDMQAFRKRQAERSAEIPYDIERRNRHSELRSEEAVQRMGPAGETGVLDSVRDVISSSGQSLDASIQRAMEDRMGDSLGDVRIHTGPQAASACEEINARAFTVGNHVAFNSGEYDPESAEGQHVLAHELAHVRQQTGGAVSMLPQEDVGLEIDPDPALEREAEETAQRVMEGGELGIQRMRKTEVHVQRYPGEAVVEKGKELLDTGTEKVDDATSKTYRLSKEQLVDLVQSVETPKGVVEYIEHHDIDVASRVQDSASSPIKGATTGGTKGWAAGSAVAGPVGGVAGALAGGALGVALTTQLGEDIAGKVQKIIRNVLGMKTDQEFDLEDDTDSSRFEEE, translated from the coding sequence ATGGGTGAGCGCCTGGGCGTGAAAGTGCCCGATGGCGAGACCCGAGCGCGCCTCCAGCGCCTCGAACAGCGCGACGGCACACACAAGGTCAAACAGTGGGCCGCCGAAGGCATGAAAGTCGAGACGATGGGCATTCCGCCGGACATGCAGGCGTTTCGCAAGCGCCAGGCCGAACGTTCCGCGGAGATCCCATATGATATCGAACGGCGCAACAGACACTCGGAGTTGCGCAGCGAAGAGGCGGTCCAGCGGATGGGACCCGCTGGCGAGACAGGAGTCCTCGACTCCGTTCGGGACGTGATTTCGTCGTCCGGGCAGTCACTGGACGCGAGTATCCAGCGCGCGATGGAAGACCGGATGGGGGACTCGCTCGGTGACGTGCGGATCCATACCGGACCGCAGGCCGCGAGTGCGTGTGAGGAGATCAACGCGCGGGCGTTCACGGTCGGGAATCATGTCGCGTTCAATTCCGGTGAGTATGATCCCGAGTCAGCGGAGGGTCAGCACGTTTTGGCGCATGAATTGGCGCACGTTCGCCAGCAGACTGGCGGGGCGGTGTCGATGCTGCCCCAGGAAGACGTTGGACTTGAAATCGATCCCGACCCGGCGTTAGAGCGCGAGGCCGAGGAAACGGCCCAGCGCGTGATGGAAGGTGGCGAGTTGGGCATTCAGCGGATGCGCAAGACCGAGGTACACGTGCAGCGGTACCCGGGAGAAGCGGTCGTCGAGAAGGGCAAGGAACTCCTCGATACGGGAACCGAGAAAGTCGACGACGCCACTTCGAAAACCTACCGCCTGAGCAAAGAGCAACTGGTAGATCTGGTGCAGTCGGTCGAAACGCCGAAAGGGGTCGTCGAGTACATCGAACACCACGATATCGACGTGGCGAGTCGCGTGCAGGACTCGGCCAGCAGCCCGATCAAGGGCGCGACCACCGGAGGCACGAAAGGATGGGCAGCGGGGTCGGCAGTCGCCGGACCGGTTGGCGGCGTGGCTGGCGCCCTCGCTGGCGGAGCCCTCGGAGTCGCTCTGACGACCCAACTCGGCGAAGACATCGCGGGCAAAGTCCAGAAGATCATCCGCAACGTGCTCGGGATGAAGACCGACCAAGAGTTCGACCTCGAAGACGATACCGACTCGAGTCGTTTCGAGGAGGAATAA
- a CDS encoding CheF family chemotaxis protein codes for MSEGEQKLADAQGKFMQVVEDGRKASGVEWQRCRLLLSTKRLLILTNEGKQTLPLSKIASIKSRGDVNEAIAQVSSYLSIQIGKDVYLVSATQSESFEEKLYGAILDQRVVLVKHPAVKGGVVQDAGWEKARLKLSEGTVDLAIASGQFVEIERDDVGTVEVTEQEVRGKQRRAVEIEHSVEDAVVQTYVSGGSQVVGVLAGLVRQQQEIDADISQAEQEVLMALYSGVSPFKIPEFVGMDVEQVEEIYNNLVEAGLLQEVRTRRDVSLKARGRNIASDVIANQ; via the coding sequence ATGAGCGAGGGCGAGCAGAAACTCGCGGACGCGCAGGGGAAGTTCATGCAGGTCGTCGAAGACGGCCGCAAAGCAAGTGGCGTCGAGTGGCAGCGCTGTCGGCTCTTGCTGTCGACCAAACGCCTGCTCATCCTCACGAACGAGGGCAAACAGACCCTGCCGCTGTCGAAGATCGCGAGCATCAAATCGCGCGGCGACGTCAACGAGGCGATCGCGCAGGTGTCGAGTTACCTCTCGATCCAGATCGGCAAAGACGTCTATCTCGTCTCGGCCACGCAAAGCGAGTCTTTCGAGGAGAAGCTCTACGGCGCGATCCTCGACCAGCGGGTCGTCCTCGTCAAACACCCCGCGGTCAAAGGCGGCGTCGTCCAGGACGCGGGCTGGGAGAAGGCCCGGCTCAAACTCAGCGAGGGGACGGTCGACCTGGCGATCGCTTCGGGCCAGTTCGTCGAGATCGAACGCGACGACGTCGGGACCGTCGAGGTGACCGAACAGGAGGTCCGGGGGAAGCAGCGGCGCGCCGTCGAGATCGAACACTCCGTCGAAGACGCAGTGGTCCAGACGTACGTCTCCGGCGGGAGCCAGGTCGTCGGGGTCCTCGCCGGGCTGGTCCGCCAGCAACAGGAGATCGACGCCGACATCTCCCAGGCCGAACAGGAGGTCCTGATGGCACTGTACTCCGGTGTCTCGCCGTTCAAGATCCCCGAGTTCGTCGGGATGGACGTCGAACAGGTCGAGGAGATCTATAATAATCTGGTCGAAGCAGGGCTGTTGCAGGAAGTCCGCACCCGTCGGGACGTCTCGCTGAAAGCCCGCGGCCGAAACATCGCCAGCGACGTCATCGCGAATCAGTGA
- a CDS encoding HEAT repeat domain-containing protein — protein MSLYQLERDGDVQELTRVLRESDNPEIRQRAATLLGGFADHDDRRDIVSALVQAAQSDDDGSVTAAAVDSLEELGGDAIEQLIASMAGIDFEDEADWVKAKAFVRALDSDVPELRMAAANGLGQFGDADALSNVVEAFDDDDHRVRARAARAAGAIADPRACDPLETLLDDRSPAVRREAAEALGLIGNRQALQALLGMYDDSDERVRRIAVGAFGNFDNGQPVEYLVDALSDDAATVRRTAVYSLIELLANVPTEKSHEIREAIVDELSETDDATVVVPLVEILEESTQVAQRRNTAWLLGRVTDGEHERVIDALISCLDDEDQMTGQFAATSLAEFDGETVETKLLEVVEDDEQPSDVRAQAIFTLGKVGGERSREALESIIDDTENEQVRKRAFSALSKLGGRASDVL, from the coding sequence ATGTCACTGTACCAGCTCGAACGCGACGGCGACGTCCAGGAACTCACCCGCGTGCTCCGCGAGAGTGACAATCCCGAGATTCGCCAGCGGGCCGCCACTCTCCTCGGTGGGTTCGCCGACCACGACGATCGCCGAGATATCGTGAGCGCGCTGGTCCAGGCCGCCCAATCGGACGACGACGGCAGCGTGACTGCCGCGGCCGTCGACTCGCTGGAGGAACTGGGTGGCGACGCCATCGAGCAGTTGATCGCCAGCATGGCCGGGATCGACTTCGAGGACGAAGCCGACTGGGTCAAGGCCAAGGCGTTCGTCCGGGCCCTGGACAGCGACGTGCCCGAGTTACGAATGGCTGCCGCCAATGGGCTCGGCCAGTTCGGCGACGCGGACGCCCTCTCGAACGTGGTCGAGGCGTTCGACGACGACGATCATCGTGTCCGGGCTCGTGCTGCCCGGGCCGCGGGTGCGATCGCGGATCCGCGTGCCTGTGACCCGCTCGAGACCTTGCTCGACGATCGGAGTCCCGCGGTGCGACGCGAGGCCGCCGAGGCGCTCGGGCTGATCGGCAACCGACAGGCCCTACAGGCCCTGCTCGGGATGTACGACGACAGCGACGAACGTGTCCGGCGGATCGCTGTCGGCGCGTTCGGTAACTTCGACAACGGCCAGCCGGTCGAGTATCTCGTCGATGCCCTCTCCGACGACGCCGCGACCGTCCGCCGGACCGCCGTCTACTCGCTGATCGAACTGCTCGCGAACGTCCCGACCGAGAAGAGCCACGAGATCCGCGAGGCCATCGTCGACGAACTCTCCGAGACCGACGACGCGACGGTCGTGGTGCCGCTGGTCGAGATCCTCGAAGAGAGCACGCAGGTCGCCCAGCGCCGCAACACCGCCTGGCTCCTGGGCCGGGTCACCGACGGAGAGCACGAGCGTGTGATCGACGCCCTGATCTCGTGTCTGGACGACGAGGATCAGATGACCGGGCAGTTCGCCGCGACGAGTCTCGCGGAGTTCGACGGTGAGACGGTCGAGACCAAGCTGTTGGAGGTCGTTGAGGACGACGAGCAGCCGAGCGACGTCCGTGCGCAGGCGATATTCACATTGGGAAAAGTCGGCGGCGAGCGCTCGCGGGAGGCCCTGGAGTCGATCATCGACGACACCGAGAACGAGCAGGTGCGCAAGCGGGCGTTCTCGGCGCTGTCGAAGCTTGGTGGCCGCGCCAGTGACGTGCTGTGA
- a CDS encoding CheR family methyltransferase, with protein MTRRSGSERGFDYLIEYIGEELDFESGFYNDAYMDRRITARMRRTGTDSYRAYRRLLERDDGEREELLDSLSINVTGFFRNPEAWERLRPVLRTLTDEHRQVRIWSAPCADGREPYSLAMLALDDRRIDADRVEITATDINRDILRTARKGTYETSKTTDIAEELEPLSELEPYIQQSGSTFQVRDSVREMISFEQHDLIRGDPKRDFDLVLCRNLLIYIDASYKVPIFETIEGSLREDGYLMIGMTETIPSEMRDAFEPHDKSHRIYQKG; from the coding sequence ATGACGCGTCGATCGGGCTCCGAGCGCGGGTTCGACTACCTGATCGAGTACATCGGCGAGGAACTGGACTTCGAATCGGGCTTTTACAACGACGCCTACATGGACCGGCGGATCACCGCGCGGATGCGCCGGACCGGGACTGACAGTTACCGTGCCTACCGTCGGTTGCTCGAACGCGACGACGGCGAGCGCGAGGAACTGCTGGACTCGCTGTCGATCAACGTCACCGGGTTCTTCCGCAACCCCGAGGCGTGGGAGCGCCTCCGGCCAGTGTTGCGGACGCTGACCGACGAGCACCGACAGGTACGGATCTGGAGCGCCCCCTGCGCGGACGGCCGCGAGCCCTACTCGCTGGCGATGCTGGCGCTGGACGACCGCCGGATCGACGCAGACCGAGTCGAGATCACCGCGACCGACATCAACCGCGACATCCTTCGAACCGCTCGCAAGGGGACCTACGAGACCTCGAAGACGACCGACATCGCCGAGGAACTGGAGCCGCTGTCCGAACTGGAACCCTACATCCAGCAGTCGGGGTCGACCTTTCAGGTCCGAGACTCGGTCCGGGAGATGATCTCCTTCGAGCAGCACGACCTCATCCGCGGGGATCCAAAGCGGGACTTCGACCTCGTGCTCTGTCGGAATCTCCTGATCTACATCGACGCCTCTTACAAGGTTCCCATCTTCGAGACCATCGAAGGCTCGCTCCGCGAGGACGGGTATCTCATGATCGGGATGACCGAGACCATCCCCTCGGAGATGCGCGACGCCTTCGAACCGCACGACAAGTCCCACAGGATCTACCAGAAAGGCTGA